AGCACAGCAGGCGTCGTTCGGCTTCGTGTTCCAGACGGATGCGCTCTTCGACTCGCTGACGGTGCGGCAGAACGTGATGCAGCCGCTGATCCGACGGCGCGTGCCGGAAACCGAGGCGCGCGATCGCACGGACGCGGTGCTGGCCTCGGTGGGGCTGACGGACGCGGCGGACACCCTGCCGGAGCGCCTGTCCGGGGGCATGAAGAAGCGCGCGGGGCTCGCAAGGGCCATCGCGGCAAGGCCGGCGGTGATCCTCGCGGATGATCCGTTCGCGGGCCTGGATCCGGGCACGACGCGGCAGGTGGCGAGGGTCCTCCTGGAGGTCGCCGGCAAGGGAACGTTGCTGGTGGCCGCACCGGAAGCGCCGGTGGACCTCGCCCTGCCCCGCTGGTTGTACCTGCGAGGTGGCCGGCTGGTGCACGATGGGGCCCCGGCGCCGGAACTGGAGCGCGCGCCGGACGAGGCCCTCGCATGACCGCGCAGTGTCACCACCCTTGAGCACCACCGCCCTGGCCTGGCTGGGCCGCTCGGCGATGCGAGCGGTGGGCGGCGTGGGCGCGCTGGCCCTGGTCGCGGGCCGCACGGCCTGGGCCTTGCGCGGGTTGGAGCGTCGCGAGCTGGCGCGAGGGCTGGTGCAGTTCGGCTACGGCTCGCTGCCGCTGGCGTTGGCGACGGCGGCGCTGGCGGGCGTCATCGTGGTGGTGCAGGCGGCGATCTACATCCAGCGCTTCGGAGCGCGGGCGTTCCTGGGCTGGGCGGCGGGCTACGGCGTGCTGTGGGAGTTCGGCCCGCTGCTCCTGGGGCTGATCATGTCCGCGCGCATCGGAGCCAGGAACGCGGCGGAGCTCGCCACGCTGAAGGTGGGCGGACAGATTGAAGGCCTGAGAGGCATTGGCCTGGATCCGTTCGCGCTGCTGGTGGCGCCCCGGGTGGTGGCGATGGAGGTGAGCATGCTGGCGCTGAGCACGTTCACGTTCCTGGTGTCCATCCTCTGCGAGGCGGTGGCCGCGAAGCTCACGTTGGACCTGCCGGTGCGGGTGTTCTTCGGGACGTTCGCGCAGATGCTGAGCCCGTCCGACATCCTGGGCGGCGTGGTGAAGACGGGGGCGTTCGGGCTGGCCATCTCACTGGTGTCCACGGCGGTGGGCCTCAGAGCCAAGGGAGGCGCCCGAGCCGTGGGAGAGGCCGCCGCGAGCGCGGTGGTACTGGGCTGCGCGGCCATCTTCCTGTTGGACTTCCTGCTGACGACGCTGCTGTCGAGGGTGCTCGGATGAAGCGGGTGCTGTCCTTCTTCGGAGCGCCGGGCGTGATGCTGGCGCGCACGGTCCGCGCGGGCGCGAGGGAGGGAATCCCCTGGCGCGAAACCCTGGCACAGGTGCACGAGCTGGGCGGGCGCAGCGTGTGGCTGGTGATGTCAGGCATGGCCTTCTTCGGTGCGGTGCTGGTGATGATCGCCAACGCGCAGGCGAAGAAGCTGATTGGCAACGTGGCGGTGCTGGGCCCGGCCTACTTCGAGATGCTCATCCGAGAGCTGGGCCCCGCGGTGTCCGCCCTGCTGACAGCGTCACGAGCAGGCGCCAGCCACTCCGCGGAGCTGGCCACGATGAGCGTGAACGAGCAGGTGGAGGCCCTGGAGATGTCGGCGGGGGATCCCTACGCGGACCTCGTGGCACCCCGGGTGGTGGCGGGCGTGGTGGGGGTTCCGCTCCTGAGCGTGCTGGGGACGGTGGCAGCGACGGCATCAGCGGTGCTGGTGGCGAGCGTGGCGTTGGACATCGACGG
The sequence above is drawn from the Corallococcus macrosporus genome and encodes:
- a CDS encoding MlaE family ABC transporter permease, with amino-acid sequence MSTTALAWLGRSAMRAVGGVGALALVAGRTAWALRGLERRELARGLVQFGYGSLPLALATAALAGVIVVVQAAIYIQRFGARAFLGWAAGYGVLWEFGPLLLGLIMSARIGARNAAELATLKVGGQIEGLRGIGLDPFALLVAPRVVAMEVSMLALSTFTFLVSILCEAVAAKLTLDLPVRVFFGTFAQMLSPSDILGGVVKTGAFGLAISLVSTAVGLRAKGGARAVGEAAASAVVLGCAAIFLLDFLLTTLLSRVLG
- a CDS encoding MlaE family ABC transporter permease; its protein translation is MKRVLSFFGAPGVMLARTVRAGAREGIPWRETLAQVHELGGRSVWLVMSGMAFFGAVLVMIANAQAKKLIGNVAVLGPAYFEMLIRELGPAVSALLTASRAGASHSAELATMSVNEQVEALEMSAGDPYADLVAPRVVAGVVGVPLLSVLGTVAATASAVLVASVALDIDGRAFMDARYVDGWDLLVGGLKVVGCGLYIPLAAAVAGLNARGGAEAVGEATTEGVVAASLGCLLIDLTVSLAFQFVRL
- a CDS encoding ABC transporter ATP-binding protein, with protein sequence MDLRAEALGIRYGARTVLEPTDCHIPPGTQALVLGRSGSGKTTLLKAFAGLLLPSSGRVTWDGQDVARLSAPERRAQQASFGFVFQTDALFDSLTVRQNVMQPLIRRRVPETEARDRTDAVLASVGLTDAADTLPERLSGGMKKRAGLARAIAARPAVILADDPFAGLDPGTTRQVARVLLEVAGKGTLLVAAPEAPVDLALPRWLYLRGGRLVHDGAPAPELERAPDEALA